The DNA segment AAGATAATTGCTAACATATCGCCATTTGCTAATGACTGTATGATATTGGTAGGTACGATATTAATAAACGTATCAGCCATAGAGTGTGACTCGGTTTGTGCAGCTGTATCCACATAGGAGTTAATATCTGTTTTCGTTAAGTGTGTTCGGTCCACACCAGCTCCAGGTTGAAACACGTTTGCTGCAAGTAGTCCTACAAAGATAGCAATAGTTGTAATGATTTCAAAATATAATAGGGTTTTTCCACCAAGTTTACCCAGTGACTTCATATCACCAACGCCTGCAACACCAACAATAAGACTAGCAACAACAATTGGAACGACAATCATTTTGATTAATCGAATAAATATTGTACCAATTGGCTGTAAGTACGTTTCCACATGCGGGTTACCATAAAAAATAGCACCCAAAATAATACCTAAAGCTAGTCCAATAAAGATTTGCCATGCTAAGCTAATCTTTTTCATCTTCATCTCCCCTTTTATATATATAAAAAGTTGATTACTTACCATAATCAACTACTTTAATTCCCTTTTTTATTAAATTAAAAACCACAGTAATTAGAATAACTTTATAGAATAAAGTTATCAACAACCCTGCTAAAGAAACCGTTAATTACCAGCACTTATTGTCTGATTAATTAAACTCTTTGTTAGTATACTCATTTTTTTAGCATAACATGTCTGTTAAAAAAGATAAATAGGAACTTTCGACCATGATTTTATTCCCTCTAAAAAAAGGCTAACCAGAATGGCACTGGTCAGCCCTCTATTTCCTTATTCTTGTTTTTTGGCCACAATCTCAGTAATATATTTTGTTACATCTCTAATTTGCTTTTCAGTTAAAAGTTCACCAAAGGCTGGCATGGTATTCCCGCCTTTTTTGACCCTTCCCATTACTTTTTCCGGGTCTTTCGCTACCTGACTAAGTTGCAGGTCTGGTCCATTATGTCCGCCTGTTCCTTCTCTTCCATGGCAAGCCAAGCAATTTCCTTCAAAAACCTTTTGACCATCGTTCACATTTGCCGTAGTATCTCCATTCTCCCTGTCTTCGGGTTTATTAGTGCTTTCAGGAGCGGTACCTGATTCAATGGTCCCATCTAAGGAGAAGGTCCATAAAGAGTCGCCGTGCTTCGAACCAGCTAATGCGTTACCTGCTGCTAAAACAGAAATATATTCCTTTCCATCCACTTCATAGGCAATAGGCGCCGCATTAACACCTGCATCTGTCTTAAATTCCCATACCTGATCACCAGTTTTAGCATCAAAAGCAATCAGCCTTCCATCATTATGTCCTACAAAGACGAGGCCGCCTTTTGTGGTTAATACACCGCTATACGCACTGGCATCCCACTTTTGCTGCCAGGCTATTTTATTTGTTTTTACATCAATAGCCGTGATGGTTCCTCTTACAGGTGCATCCTGTACGGGTTGGATAATACTACCTAAATAGATACTACCTTCCTTATACTCTTCTTCACTTCTTGTAAAAGTAGAATACTGATCCGTTCCTAATACATAAAAATATTCTGTGTCCGGGTTATATGCTGAAGGTGGCCAGTTAGCTCCTCCGAACGTCGATGGTTTCACAAGCATTGGTTCTTCCCAGTATGGATCGAAAATCTTACCTATATGTCCTTTATACCCTTTCACATCTTTCTTGAAATCCTCTTTAGTGACAACCTGTGGAACAAAAGCATCCCCCTTTGGAATCGGCTGGGTAGGCGATGCTTTTTGACGATTCTCCTGCGGCACTGGCTGCTCTTCAATACCTACCAACGGCTTCCCGTTCGTTCGGTCTAGGATATAAAGCCATCCTGTTTTACCAGCTTGGGCTAGTGCTTTTCGCTTTTTTCCATCCTTTTTAACATCAAATAGTACAACTGGATTCGGTGCGTCTAAATCCCAAATATCGTGATGAACTTCTTGAAAGTGCCACTTATATTTTCCTGTTTCAGCATCAATTGCTACTATGGAAGAAGAAAATAAGTTATTCCCTTTTCTTACACTTCCGTCTAAATCCGGAGCTGCATTACCGGTTGAAAAATAGAGTAACCCTAATTCAGGATCAACAGCAGGTGTTTGCCAAACCGGTGCACCGCCTCGTTTCCATGAATCATTGTCACTTGGCCAGGTTTCGTGACCACTTTCTCCAGGGCCTGGAATGGTGTAGAAGCGCCAAAGCTCCTTCCCATTTTTTGCATTAAAGGCTGTAACCCTGCCTCGAATTCCATATTCACCACCAGAAATACCTGTATAAATTTTTCCGTTATAGTAAAGCGGTGCGCTTGTAATCGTATAGCCCTTTTTCCAATCATCGACCGTTGTGGACCATACCTCTTTACCCGTTTTTTGGTCGAGAGCAACTAATCTGGCATCTAGCAGACCAACATATACTAGTCCATCACCAATTGCGACACCACGACTTGTCCAACCGCAACAAACGGTTGTTAATTCGCTTATGTTCGGTTTAAAAGTCCATAAAGTCTCACCTTTTTTCACATCAATAGCAGATACTTGGTCTGCACCGGTAATGATATACATTACACCGTTATAAACGACGGGTGACGCCTCGCCAGAATATTTAAACTCTTTTCCTGACCCCAGATGCGTAACCCATTTCCCTTTTAATTTTTTAATATTGGATGTATTAATTTTATCCAGGGTAGAGTAACGTTGATTAGATGTACTCCCTCCATTAGTAATCCAGTTGTTCTTTGGCAACGATGTCAGTTGCTTGCTTGTAAACGCTGGAGGAGCAGGGTCCTTTACTTCCACTTTTGCTGCAGGTGGCTTTTCGCTATCTGCATGCTTTCCATCAACCTGCTCCTTTTCCCCAACAGAGGTTAGAAAAAAGTAAAAGAGGACGACAATGACAAACATTCCTGTAAACCCAGCAATAATTAACCCATTTTTTCTAGTTACCAACCGTGCACCTGCTTTCTCTCTATAGATATAAGTGTTTTTATAATTATTCAATGTAATACCCATTTCGTCTCACTAAATAACATGAATTTTTAAAGGTAAAAAAGGAGGATATCCCCTTAAAAATGCAAAAGAACCCTGCTAAAAAAACAGCAAGGTTCTAGAAAGTACTCTTATAAAATAAATTAAGCCCGGCATTCGTGCCGAGCCCTATACACACAACCCTAGGGGGGGTTATTAAGTTAGTCGATGCTCCATGTAAAATAGTTTCACTTTTATGAAACTTTTTCGCAAAAGCTTCCTGTTTATTCTGCTGAAGTAGGAACCGACTGGATGTCTGCTACTTTCACTTCTTTTGTAACCAACTTTGGCAACACCAATAGATAATAGCACCCCACAACCATTAATAGAATACCCACCGCCCAATAAATGGTGTCTACTTTTACGAATGCCGGGAAGACAACTGCGATGATTCCCAATGATATAGAATGAGCCAGCATCATTAATGGATCCACCCAGCCGGACACTCTCCCCATAAATTTGGGAGCCACAAGCTCCGTCATCCAACCAGACAATGCCACATTTACTGGTGCGATGATTACGCCCATAACAAATACAATGGAAAGATAGAGCCAAACATTTTCCACTGCCCCCATAATTAATGTGAACACACCACTTAATATGACTCCACCTATGATAACTCGATGAACTTTTAACAACTTAATGAGTGGACTACCAATTCCGCTGCCAAGCACAAAACCGATTCCTAAAAAGATGGAAAACATAGAAGCATACTGCGTAAATTGCTCTGGTGCTAGTTTGTATTTCATTGTAAAAAGTGGAAGCACAGCAAACGCTCCATTAATGAGACCAAACACTAGAAAACCAGATACAATAGATTTTAGCAGTCTAAAATGAAGGATATATTTTAAGCCCTCTTTGAAGTCAGTAAGAACGGTCGTAAGATTAATATCCTTCATATGTGTTTTACCATTAGGCAGCCGTGCCTCTAAAGGAATAGAACACGTGCTGATGAGAATCCCTGAAATAATAAAGCTGACTCCGTCAATCATTACAGTCCCCGTCAGCCCAATATAGTGATAGGAAATAGCTCCCATTCCCATACCAAACAACATAAATAACCCAAGAACGGTTTGATTTAATCCAGAGGCTTGCATATATTGCTCTTTATTAAGTACGC comes from the Neobacillus sp. PS2-9 genome and includes:
- a CDS encoding PQQ-dependent dehydrogenase, methanol/ethanol family, with amino-acid sequence MNNYKNTYIYREKAGARLVTRKNGLIIAGFTGMFVIVVLFYFFLTSVGEKEQVDGKHADSEKPPAAKVEVKDPAPPAFTSKQLTSLPKNNWITNGGSTSNQRYSTLDKINTSNIKKLKGKWVTHLGSGKEFKYSGEASPVVYNGVMYIITGADQVSAIDVKKGETLWTFKPNISELTTVCCGWTSRGVAIGDGLVYVGLLDARLVALDQKTGKEVWSTTVDDWKKGYTITSAPLYYNGKIYTGISGGEYGIRGRVTAFNAKNGKELWRFYTIPGPGESGHETWPSDNDSWKRGGAPVWQTPAVDPELGLLYFSTGNAAPDLDGSVRKGNNLFSSSIVAIDAETGKYKWHFQEVHHDIWDLDAPNPVVLFDVKKDGKKRKALAQAGKTGWLYILDRTNGKPLVGIEEQPVPQENRQKASPTQPIPKGDAFVPQVVTKEDFKKDVKGYKGHIGKIFDPYWEEPMLVKPSTFGGANWPPSAYNPDTEYFYVLGTDQYSTFTRSEEEYKEGSIYLGSIIQPVQDAPVRGTITAIDVKTNKIAWQQKWDASAYSGVLTTKGGLVFVGHNDGRLIAFDAKTGDQVWEFKTDAGVNAAPIAYEVDGKEYISVLAAGNALAGSKHGDSLWTFSLDGTIESGTAPESTNKPEDRENGDTTANVNDGQKVFEGNCLACHGREGTGGHNGPDLQLSQVAKDPEKVMGRVKKGGNTMPAFGELLTEKQIRDVTKYITEIVAKKQE
- a CDS encoding MFS transporter, whose translation is MTIFKNKVFTKLFLAAFASQLGTTIGNVAFAFYLLDHFSKQPFYATIAELMYSLPILLVFFLVGVAADRFDRKKIAVNSDWIRAILTGFLLVAIYFNILWLVFVILFIRSGVAKFFAPAEMSILQGVLNKEQYMQASGLNQTVLGLFMLFGMGMGAISYHYIGLTGTVMIDGVSFIISGILISTCSIPLEARLPNGKTHMKDINLTTVLTDFKEGLKYILHFRLLKSIVSGFLVFGLINGAFAVLPLFTMKYKLAPEQFTQYASMFSIFLGIGFVLGSGIGSPLIKLLKVHRVIIGGVILSGVFTLIMGAVENVWLYLSIVFVMGVIIAPVNVALSGWMTELVAPKFMGRVSGWVDPLMMLAHSISLGIIAVVFPAFVKVDTIYWAVGILLMVVGCYYLLVLPKLVTKEVKVADIQSVPTSAE